From one Nocardioides sp. Kera G14 genomic stretch:
- the valS gene encoding valine--tRNA ligase, which translates to MHAEVPEKPALEGLEDKWSATWKSDETYAFDRTQPRENVYSIDTPPPTVSGSLHVGHVFSYTHADLIARFQRMRGKSVFYPIGWDDNGLPTERRVQNYFGVRCDPSVAYDPDFTPPEKPDPKKQIPISRRNFVELCSQLVVEDEKVFESLWRALGMSYDWNHQYTTIGRDAQEVSQRAFLRNLARGEAYLQEAPTLWDVTFQTAVAQAELEAREYPGAYHRVAFRSKDSAGGPIYIETTRPELIPSVVALIAHPDDERYQKLFGTTVTSPVFGVEIPVLAHPAAEPDKGAGIAMCCTFGDLTDVQWWRELQLPVRTVIGRDGRFTRETPEWLVSTGATDGASFYESELAGKTTHSAREAMVARLRETGELEGEPKSTQRMANFYEKGDKPLEIVSTRQWYITNGGRDTTLRNALLADGAQIDWLPGHMQHRYDNWVGGLNGDWLISRQRYFGIPFPVWYALDSEGEPQYDKPLLPTEAQLPIDPSSDVPEGYTADQRGVPGGFIGDPDVMDTWATSSLTPQIVGQWKGDGAEGDDLFSRIFPMDLCTQGHDIIRTWLFSRVVRSHLEEGQVPWKHAMLSGWILDPDRKKMSKSKGNVVVPTEILEKFGADAVRWRAALSRPGLDSPFDETQMKVGRRLALKVLNASRFVLDGEFGVGATAINNAAISEAVDTALVAKLKDVIEAATDAFEAYDYTSALETAEKFFWEFCDDYLELVKERAYGRPEAGIAPAATESAKATLALALHVQLRLLAPFLPYATEEVWSWWQAAENGSIHTSHWPEALELGAAAAADASLLSGVAAALTGLRGVKSQAKVSMRAELSSATVTGPTALVSAAEKAQGDLCRVAKVTGQMTFVVDDSLTELTVTADFAPVAQA; encoded by the coding sequence ATGCACGCTGAAGTTCCCGAGAAGCCGGCGCTCGAGGGTCTCGAGGACAAGTGGTCCGCCACCTGGAAGTCCGACGAGACCTACGCCTTCGATCGCACGCAGCCGCGTGAGAACGTCTACTCGATCGACACTCCCCCGCCGACCGTCTCGGGCTCGCTGCATGTCGGCCACGTCTTCTCCTACACGCACGCCGACCTGATCGCCCGCTTCCAGCGGATGCGCGGAAAGTCGGTCTTCTATCCGATCGGCTGGGACGACAACGGCCTGCCGACCGAGCGTCGCGTGCAGAACTACTTCGGCGTCCGCTGCGACCCGTCCGTCGCCTACGACCCCGACTTCACGCCACCCGAGAAGCCGGACCCCAAGAAGCAGATCCCGATCAGCCGACGGAACTTCGTCGAGCTGTGCTCGCAACTCGTGGTCGAGGACGAGAAGGTCTTCGAGTCACTCTGGCGCGCGCTCGGCATGTCGTACGACTGGAACCACCAGTACACGACCATCGGTCGCGACGCGCAGGAGGTCTCGCAGCGTGCCTTCCTGCGCAACCTCGCCCGCGGCGAGGCCTACCTCCAGGAGGCGCCGACGCTCTGGGACGTCACGTTCCAGACCGCCGTCGCCCAGGCGGAGCTCGAGGCGCGCGAGTACCCGGGTGCCTACCACCGGGTCGCCTTCCGTTCGAAGGACAGTGCCGGCGGCCCGATCTATATCGAGACCACGCGTCCCGAACTGATCCCGTCCGTCGTCGCCCTGATCGCGCACCCCGACGACGAGCGCTACCAGAAGCTCTTCGGCACGACTGTGACGTCTCCTGTCTTCGGCGTCGAGATCCCCGTCCTCGCGCACCCGGCCGCCGAGCCGGACAAGGGCGCGGGCATCGCGATGTGCTGCACCTTCGGTGACCTGACCGACGTCCAGTGGTGGCGTGAGCTGCAGCTGCCCGTCCGTACGGTCATCGGCCGCGACGGCCGCTTCACCCGCGAGACGCCCGAGTGGCTGGTTTCGACAGGCGCAACCGACGGAGCCTCCTTCTACGAGTCGGAGCTGGCCGGCAAGACGACCCACTCCGCCCGCGAGGCGATGGTCGCCCGACTTCGTGAGACGGGCGAGCTGGAGGGTGAGCCCAAGTCCACCCAGCGGATGGCGAACTTCTACGAGAAGGGCGACAAGCCGCTCGAGATCGTCTCCACCCGCCAGTGGTACATCACCAACGGCGGCCGCGACACCACGCTGCGCAACGCGCTCCTCGCCGACGGCGCCCAGATCGACTGGCTGCCCGGCCACATGCAGCACCGCTACGACAACTGGGTCGGTGGCCTCAACGGCGACTGGCTGATCTCGCGTCAGCGCTACTTCGGCATCCCCTTCCCGGTCTGGTACGCCCTCGACTCCGAGGGTGAGCCGCAGTACGACAAGCCGCTCCTCCCGACGGAGGCGCAGCTCCCGATCGACCCCTCCTCCGACGTCCCCGAGGGCTACACCGCCGACCAGCGTGGTGTCCCCGGCGGCTTCATCGGCGACCCGGACGTGATGGACACCTGGGCGACCTCGTCGCTCACCCCGCAGATCGTCGGCCAGTGGAAGGGCGACGGTGCCGAGGGCGATGACCTCTTCTCCCGGATCTTCCCTATGGACCTCTGCACCCAGGGCCACGACATCATCCGCACCTGGCTCTTCTCCCGCGTCGTGCGCTCGCACCTGGAGGAGGGGCAGGTTCCGTGGAAGCACGCGATGCTCTCGGGCTGGATCCTCGACCCGGACCGCAAGAAGATGTCGAAGTCCAAGGGCAACGTCGTCGTCCCGACCGAGATCCTCGAGAAGTTCGGCGCCGACGCTGTCCGCTGGCGCGCCGCGCTCTCCCGGCCGGGGCTGGACTCGCCGTTCGACGAGACCCAGATGAAGGTCGGCCGACGGCTCGCGCTCAAGGTGCTCAACGCCTCCCGTTTCGTCCTCGACGGCGAGTTCGGCGTCGGCGCGACCGCCATCAACAACGCCGCGATCTCGGAGGCCGTCGACACCGCCCTCGTCGCGAAGCTCAAGGACGTCATCGAGGCCGCCACCGACGCGTTCGAGGCCTATGACTACACCAGCGCGCTCGAGACGGCCGAGAAGTTCTTCTGGGAGTTCTGCGACGACTACCTCGAGCTGGTCAAGGAGCGTGCGTACGGTCGGCCCGAGGCCGGCATCGCGCCTGCCGCGACCGAGTCGGCCAAGGCCACGCTCGCGCTGGCGCTGCACGTCCAGCTCCGGCTCCTCGCGCCGTTCCTTCCCTACGCGACCGAAGAGGTCTGGTCGTGGTGGCAGGCCGCCGAGAACGGTTCGATCCACACCAGCCACTGGCCCGAGGCCCTCGAGCTGGGTGCGGCCGCTGCGGCTGACGCCTCGCTCCTGAGCGGCGTCGCCGCCGCCCTCACCGGGCTGCGTGGCGTGAAGTCGCAGGCCAAGGTCTCGATGCGCGCCGAGCTCTCCTCGGCGACCGTCACGGGGCCGACCGCGCTCGTGTCAGCCGCCGAGAAGGCCCAGGGCGACCTCTGCCGCGTCGCCAAGGTGACGGGGCAGATGACCTTCGTCGTCGACGACAGCCTCACCGAACTGACCGTCACGGCCGACTTCGCCCCCGTCGCCCAGGCGTAA
- a CDS encoding bifunctional folylpolyglutamate synthase/dihydrofolate synthase, with product MNQTSARPAQTFAEAEDALLSRWPETKLEPSLDRIQAFTELLGDPQRGYPVIHLTGTNGKTSTSRMIDTLLRGLDLRTGRFTSPHVERMSERISIDGEPLTDEQFVDAFNDVAPYTHMVDLDQPHPLSFFEAVVGMAFAKFAEAPVDAAVIEVGMGGSWDATNVADGTVAVITPIGLDHTQYLGTTVTAIAREKAGIIKEGATAVVALQEPDVMAVLEERAAEVGATLLLEGRDFGVVSSTPAVGGQVVTLKGLRGEYDDLFLPLYGRHQAQNAVLALAAVEAFTGAAGDERLGDELIRDAFAKVTSPGRLELIRRSPTIVLDAAHNPSGAEATAAALDEAFSFSPLVGVVGVMGDKDVEGLLVAFEPHFEHLVVTQNSQQRSMRAERLGELAREIYGEDRVSVIPDLASAIDAATALAESDSADSLSSGAVLITGSVVTVGEARHLLGGPK from the coding sequence ATGAACCAGACTTCCGCACGTCCCGCCCAAACCTTCGCTGAGGCCGAGGACGCGCTGCTGTCGCGTTGGCCCGAGACCAAGCTCGAGCCGAGCCTCGATCGGATCCAGGCGTTCACCGAGCTCCTCGGTGACCCCCAGCGGGGCTATCCCGTCATCCACCTGACCGGCACCAACGGCAAGACCTCCACCAGCCGGATGATCGACACCCTGCTGCGCGGACTGGATCTGCGCACGGGCCGCTTCACGTCCCCGCACGTGGAGAGGATGAGTGAGCGGATCTCCATCGACGGCGAGCCGCTGACCGACGAGCAGTTCGTCGACGCCTTCAACGACGTGGCGCCGTACACGCACATGGTCGACCTCGACCAGCCGCACCCGCTCTCCTTCTTCGAGGCCGTCGTGGGCATGGCCTTCGCGAAGTTCGCCGAGGCGCCCGTCGATGCTGCGGTGATCGAGGTCGGCATGGGTGGCTCGTGGGACGCGACCAACGTCGCCGACGGGACGGTCGCGGTGATCACGCCGATCGGGCTGGACCACACGCAGTACCTCGGCACCACCGTGACCGCGATCGCCCGCGAGAAGGCGGGCATCATCAAGGAGGGTGCGACCGCGGTCGTCGCCCTCCAGGAGCCCGACGTGATGGCGGTGCTCGAGGAGCGGGCGGCCGAGGTCGGCGCCACACTGCTGCTGGAGGGCCGCGACTTCGGTGTCGTCTCGTCGACCCCCGCCGTCGGTGGCCAGGTCGTGACGCTGAAGGGCCTCCGCGGTGAGTACGACGACCTCTTCCTGCCCCTCTACGGGCGGCACCAGGCCCAGAACGCCGTACTCGCCCTCGCGGCGGTCGAGGCCTTCACCGGCGCTGCCGGAGACGAGCGACTGGGTGACGAGCTCATCCGTGACGCCTTCGCCAAAGTGACCTCGCCGGGCCGGCTCGAGCTCATCCGCCGCTCGCCGACGATTGTGCTGGATGCGGCGCACAACCCATCGGGTGCCGAGGCCACCGCGGCCGCGCTCGACGAGGCCTTCTCCTTCAGCCCGCTCGTCGGAGTCGTCGGCGTGATGGGGGACAAGGACGTCGAGGGTCTCCTCGTCGCGTTCGAGCCGCACTTCGAGCACCTCGTCGTCACGCAGAACAGCCAGCAGCGCTCGATGCGCGCCGAGCGCCTCGGCGAGCTCGCCCGCGAGATCTACGGGGAGGACCGCGTCAGCGTCATCCCGGACCTGGCCAGCGCGATCGACGCCGCCACCGCCCTGGCCGAGAGTGACTCCGCCGACTCGCTCAGCTCGGGCGCGGTCCTCATCACCGGCTCGGTCGTCACGGTCGGCGAGGCGCGTCACCTGCTGGGAGGCCCGAAGTGA
- a CDS encoding DUF4233 domain-containing protein, giving the protein MTDYEQSNDLSPLDSAIDPERTKSPRRGMCAAVLSLEAITLGLTTPVMISVHDVSTGTAVLIGVGLLVLCVGCAGMLRRPWAYYVGWAIQVAAVALGAVVGIMVVLGLIFGLLWGMADLLGRRIERERAAAFAAYDAAR; this is encoded by the coding sequence GTGACCGACTACGAGCAGAGCAACGACCTCAGCCCGCTCGACTCCGCGATCGATCCCGAGCGCACCAAGTCCCCGCGTCGGGGGATGTGTGCCGCCGTACTGTCGCTGGAGGCGATCACGCTCGGCCTCACCACGCCGGTGATGATCTCGGTCCACGACGTCTCCACCGGGACCGCCGTGCTGATCGGCGTCGGGCTGCTCGTCCTCTGCGTGGGATGCGCCGGGATGCTTCGCCGGCCGTGGGCCTACTACGTCGGCTGGGCGATTCAGGTCGCCGCTGTCGCGCTGGGCGCAGTGGTCGGGATCATGGTCGTGCTGGGCCTGATCTTCGGTCTGCTCTGGGGCATGGCCGACCTGCTCGGCCGGAGGATCGAGCGGGAGCGTGCTGCCGCCTTCGCCGCGTACGACGCCGCTCGATAG
- the ndk gene encoding nucleoside-diphosphate kinase, with amino-acid sequence MSERTFVILKPDAVKRGLAGEILHRYERKGLTIVTLDLRTVDAEMADKHYAEHVDKDWYPPLRDFITSGPLMPLVLEGDEAISVVRALNGATDGRKAAPGTIRGDLSSSGRENLVHASDSPESAAREIALWFPGLA; translated from the coding sequence ATGTCAGAGCGTACTTTCGTGATCCTCAAGCCCGACGCTGTGAAGCGGGGCCTCGCCGGTGAGATCCTCCACCGCTACGAGCGCAAGGGCCTGACGATCGTGACGCTCGACCTCCGCACCGTCGACGCCGAGATGGCGGACAAGCACTACGCCGAGCACGTCGACAAGGATTGGTATCCGCCGCTGCGCGACTTCATCACGTCCGGCCCGTTGATGCCCCTCGTCCTGGAGGGCGACGAGGCGATCTCCGTCGTCCGCGCGCTCAACGGTGCCACCGACGGTCGCAAGGCCGCCCCGGGCACCATCCGCGGCGACCTCTCCAGCTCCGGACGCGAGAACCTCGTGCACGCCTCGGACTCCCCGGAGTCCGCAGCGCGCGAGATCGCGCTCTGGTTCCCCGGCCTGGCCTGA